The segment gaagcaaaattttttctttcattttattgatcttttaaaattatatatatttttctcttgtaATCTTATATATATCAAGTGAATGGatgacttatttttaaatgCATATAACTGTCTTCATTATAGTTGtgtatgtattattttatgtaaatattaattttatttttaaatgcaTATGACTGTCTTCATTAtagtgtatgtatatatatatatatacacactctTGTTTTAGAttacttgtgtaatgtttaatgAACTTTAAttaagagacaatattttacttatgaattgttcttaaattcatacatcaacattaacatattagtcgaattataatattttatattaataataaatagattaagtaattcatattttagaaacaaaaaattatatctaaataataaaatttgtaagctaatctatttaaataactttattagtataaatataaaatataaaatataaaatcaaaaaaataaataaactattaaaaggatttgagggatatttttgtctttacctaGAATAGTCCCATTGATTAGAGCTAAAACctccaaatggaaggtattagtaatacatcacATAATACCATGTAGGATGTATTAACTAATCTGTGGATTAGTTCTACATAGGCTCACATTCCTACCAAACACAGTATTAAATTATACCACATctaatacatgaattatttcttttaatacagCCTACCAAACGCCcttattgatttaaaataaaaaataaactcctaatatttgattattttttttcatttttgagaagcaaaattttttctttctttttattgatcttttaaaattatatatattttctcttgtAATCTTATATATATCAAGTGAATGAatgacttatttttaaatgCATATAACTAACTGTCTTCGGTATAGTTGtgtatgtattattttatgtaaatattaattttattttttttactactacccaaaaaaaaaaaaattcttcaccAACTTACCAATGTTAGTAAAATCTTTTATATGTGAAACGCATGACTGTTCACTACTGCTGTCATTAAATAATTTGGCATTCTCGTAAATAATTCCCACAATTGTGCCTagtgttaaaatattatttaataggaCGAAACACGCTGTTTGGTCTACCAACATTTGCCAAAAAAGTTACTTATCCGTGGTTAAGTTTTATACCCCAATAAGTTCTAACCATAGTTAAATTCTTTTATCCCTCTAACCATGGTTAAGTTATTGTCTTTCCCTTTATATATTAAGCTTTAGATAGtgcaaaaaagaagaaataacagAATTTTATCAAAGAACAGAGAAATTCAAAACGCACCTTTAACATGGCAGTCTATTTAGATGAAGAAGAAGTATGGAAATGTCCAAAACACCCTTCAAAGAGACGGAGGAACGGTGTTTGCCCTGTTTGTCTTAAGGACCGTCTCGTCATTCTCTGCCCTGACTGTGCTAACGTACGCCCCTGTGCTTGCTACGCTTCTGCGACGTCGTCTTCTTCCTCCGCTTCCTCTTCGTTTTCTCTATTTTCCTCATCGTCCGGTCGTAGCGGCGCCGGTGGAGGCGGTTGCGACGGAGGTTGCTCTGTCGCACGAGTCTCCAATCTCATTGATAGTGAACCTTCTTTCCGTAGATCGAGATCCGTCGGAATTCCGTTCCTCCGATCATCACGAGAGAAAAATTCCGTCGACAGAAAAAATCAGCCGAATTGTAAAAACAGTAAGATGAGCAAAACGCCGTCGTTTTGGTCGGTTTTCAAGTTGAGTAAGAGTAAGAGATACGGAGATTCAGAGAATGATGAATTGAAACCGAAACCGAAAGCGAAAGCGGATATTCATCATGAAAATATTAACGAATTTACTGATGGTAGAATTGAGGATTTTGCAAGGATGATGAAGAGATCACGATCAATGAGTGTCGTGATAACTTCAGTTTCCGGCGCCGGTGACTGCAATAAGTCACCGTCGAAGTCGAAAGGATGGCATTTTCCAAGTCCAATGAAAGTTTTCCGGCAATCGAAGGCTTCGAAATTGGTTCACGAGCGGTCGCCTTTGTACAGAGGTtgagttttcctttttttattttttttttggagtgtATTTTTTAATGTTCAGAAAATTACTCTACTAAACAGTAAATAGCataattagaattttatttctttgagtatgaaaaaataattgcactaatgtattttattattagaagAAGAAGTTGCAATGTACTTTATAAGTTGAGTAAATCTCCATTGTACATGTCTTCTACTTCTTTATTTCGTTTATATTGAATCTAATTTTACGTAATGGTTGAACATCTTATGGTCTGCctccatgtttttttttttttttatagttgcaatatttaaattaatttatgtgtattttatttaactttttaagaGATAtctatatacaattttctacTATTACATATATCGAATATATATGTCTTCATCAATTTATTAAAACATTGACGATTAAGTTGGATTTTGGTTCACCTAATTTTGACTCGAAGTGTGAGCGTTTAATCTTATCAATTTATTGTTATGTCActcttttcattttcaagaatgagaaatctatacataaatataatattataatctttactattgcttcattcatttatccctttattttatgtttgcttCATTTTAACTTCCATAAACTTTGATGGACCCAtcactcaaaataaaaaaaataattaaaatttagcaCCTTTGTTgctaataatattttgttattttactataaaatatttacaactCACTTATCTTGAAATAGATGAATTAAATACATCTTGCAATAAAAATTTGATTCCGGATCTTTTTTTCGGCTACAAgatattatgttaattattttatgaccAAAATACATGTTACCTTCGATGGGGTcgattttataataatatatgttgatttatgggtatatatatatatatattttgatatcttTTTGTAGAAACAAGTGGTCCTACGTCCTTTGCCTATATGGGAGAATAATACAAAGATTATGTCTATCTTCACTGAAGCTATTACACTAACCTCTAATACGATTCACACCAATTTGGGATATCAAAAATATATGGAAGAGAGGTGAGGGATCGAGGTGAATAAGATTTTTTATGTATTCTAAATACGTGTGAATTTATTCGaatatattgttttaaaatgacTCATATCAAAATTTGACCCTATGTATGAGATATGTATGCAGACGTATCTAGATACACCAAAATCTggtaaaatatataatattgcaaattaaAATGTATCTAAGTAATTAACtcctaaattaataatattaaatctTTAAAGCGTTTGTTGATTGGattagaagaaataattatGCATTAAGTTTTGGGTGACTTGTGTAAGTTTCATTACTTTAGGAGTTAAATATTTGAATACACTCTACTTTGTAATATTACGTATCTTATCAGATTTTGTTTCCTCCAAATACATCACATACATGTATCCCGAATATATGGGGTAAAATATAGGTGTAACTTGTTTCAGATACATTATATTCAAGTAGATTCACATGTATGTGGGATATATAACAAATCTCGCTCACCTCCCTCATCTCTGTCCCGTGTATTTGGAATCCCAGATACATGTGAATTACTtcaaatacatacaaaatgcaTGTATAGAatgtatctagtgtgattcTCATGTATCTGAGATACATACAAATCTCGCTCACATCCCTCctagtctcgctcgcctctcttcatattttgtgtatttgatagcaaaaatacatgtatttaagtgtaagatacactaaaaaAAGCTCTTGATTATTGGTAAGTTACATAACTTTTTGAATATGCgtgtaataataatatttatgataataaagtatgtctaattatgtagtttattttatgtataagtAGTATTTTGAGGAGTATGTTATAAATACCGGAAATTCGAGGTATTAGACTATTAGTGATAGAAGAGGATTTAATGCACGGATTAGCATAGATGAAGACCCAATCATCCCTCAAAACTTTTCTCAACATTTTTAACACCATATTTGTAGATGGTATTTtcgtaaataattttttttaaaaaaaattacacaatacatattattttttaaatatctaaccaaataatatatatgtgagATAATATCTACATAACTAATACTAACATTATTAATGCACTCTATTAACAATAATGTTATACATATTATCAATCCTCAAAACTAAATAGAATTCCAAATTTTAGATTcaaaaagaagagaaacatatatatacacactatCAATGACTATTTAAATAAACAATATTATGTGGATGATTATAACTATGTACCtagcatttttttcttttgtggtgTTACCTCGCCCTCATCtgtatgattaaaataatttataataatgatattattattatttctatttattgttaataataataataataaaagtggCCCTAAAGGATCATTATCAATAGCAAAGAAGGAAATTGATTGTGCAAAGTAAGACAGTCATCAAGATAcataaagaacaaaatttatcaaataatttagGGTAGTTGGTTAGTTAATATAGACTTAtgattgaaatataatttaatcataattttgaGTCTCAtaacataacaataattaaatataagtgGGTATATATGAATGTTATATATTGTTGTCTAATTATTAGTGACCATATTTGTTTGTAAGAAATCAAAGCAAATTGAAACAAAAGCACATGCTAGatgttgttttttcttttttatttttacacaaATCCAAAGTATATCAGTTCAAAGATTAGGTATTAAATCATATCAAACAAAATGGGGGTCCTTTCCTATCTTTATAAGTTTTATGAcaaaaaaagttgtttttaaTGAAATTGAGGCTCCTTTTGAAgacaattttaagaaaaataattattatttcagATATTTTTCTTCGAATTAGAGGCacttcaattttaacaaaactTTATTGTATTAATGGAGCTCAAGTTGTCTCATGACTTTTTCTTTTGAACAGGTTTTGTCCTAAATAAAACCAAATTGGAGTAAGTTTTTCCAAATACTATTATGGATGAATGTTAATCATGTTTAATATTGTGGATGAAgggaggggataatgtaaatCGTGCGAGAAAAATTCGGAACGAGCGTGAAAATTGAaaagttaattatattaaaCTAATAAATACATGAAGCATGACCTGCTTTCTGGCTACTATGACAAGCGTTATCCGTCGCTTGCGCTATATTGTCATA is part of the Solanum pennellii chromosome 8, SPENNV200 genome and harbors:
- the LOC107027235 gene encoding uncharacterized protein LOC107027235, with protein sequence MAVYLDEEEVWKCPKHPSKRRRNGVCPVCLKDRLVILCPDCANVRPCACYASATSSSSSASSSFSLFSSSSGRSGAGGGGCDGGCSVARVSNLIDSEPSFRRSRSVGIPFLRSSREKNSVDRKNQPNCKNSKMSKTPSFWSVFKLSKSKRYGDSENDELKPKPKAKADIHHENINEFTDGRIEDFARMMKRSRSMSVVITSVSGAGDCNKSPSKSKGWHFPSPMKVFRQSKASKLVHERSPLYRG